The DNA region ATTGTCCAGTTCACCGGTTAGCCTTGGCGTATGACGGCAGAGTGCGTCTTGTTCAGAGTGGTTCAACTCTTTCAGGCCCCGGATCAGTAAAATACAACGAAATAGTTATTAATTTTTTTTTCAAGGAGAATTTCATGAAAGTAATGTTATTAGGCGCTCCTGGCGCTGGTAAAGGTACTGTGGCTAAACTGTTAACAGCGCTCGATGGCTCTGTGCAAATTTCCACAGGTGATATTTTGCGCGCCGAAGTTCGAGCGGGTTCAGATCTTGGCAAAAAAGCCAAAGAGTTTATGGATGCCGGGGATCTGGTTCCAGATTCAGTGATCATGGGGATGATGGAGAAACGTCTGCAGGAGGATGATTGTGCCAAAGGTTTTCTGCTTGACGGCTTTCCGCGCACAATTCCCCAGGCTGAAGAGCTCAAGGCCTTGATGAAACGAATTAATATCGATCTTGATATGGTAATCAATATTGATGTGCCTCGGGATGTAATTCTTGACCGTCTCTGTACCCGAAGAACCTGTGAAAATGGTGATTGTCAGGCAATCTACAATGTGAAGAGCAATCCACCTAAAAAAGAAGGTATCTGTGATAAATGCGGCAGTGCGGTTATTCAGCGTGCCGATGAGACCGAAGAGGCAATTACCCATCGTCTCGAAACCTTTACCGAAAAAACAGCGCCATTGATCGGTTACTATGAGAAGGAAGGAAAGTTCAAAAACGTTCCCTGCACCTCAAGCGATGATGTTGTTAAGGCAGTTAAGGATCAGTTGGGCCTTTAATCTATGGTAGGAGATACTCCTCAGGTAGATAGCCCGTCTCTGACGGTCATTGGCGGCGGTTTGGCAGGCTGTGAAGCAGCATGGCAGGCCGCCGCTTTTGGTTGCAGGGTACGATTATTTGAAATGCGTCCGCAAAAAACCACTCCGGCCCATGAAACGGGATTTCTTGCCGAGCTGGTATGCAGTAACTCATTTCGTTCCGATGACGGCAGTTCGGCAGTGGGCCTGCTTAAGGAAGAGATGCGCCAGCTGGATTCGCTGATCATGGTGGCGGCTCAGCTGCATCGGGTTCCTGCCGGTAAGGCCCTGGCGGTTGATCGAGCAAAATTTGCTCAATATATTACCGAGGCTATATCCGCACATCCTCTGATTACGGTCATCAAGCAGGAGGTTGTGGAG from Desulfobulbaceae bacterium includes:
- a CDS encoding adenylate kinase — translated: MKVMLLGAPGAGKGTVAKLLTALDGSVQISTGDILRAEVRAGSDLGKKAKEFMDAGDLVPDSVIMGMMEKRLQEDDCAKGFLLDGFPRTIPQAEELKALMKRINIDLDMVINIDVPRDVILDRLCTRRTCENGDCQAIYNVKSNPPKKEGICDKCGSAVIQRADETEEAITHRLETFTEKTAPLIGYYEKEGKFKNVPCTSSDDVVKAVKDQLGL